Proteins found in one Methylobacter sp. S3L5C genomic segment:
- a CDS encoding HDOD domain-containing protein — MLVITNPNDIMNKELVDTLSDTEAQELLKGIIIPPQPVILVAVMQEQSKSDGGCPREIARLIKTDVGLSAAVLKTINSAYYGLRNEVDSIERAIILLGIKNIATLVTAFSLRNIAPALGMEHYWNNNTRTAMVSNYLTKRIDGIDKDEVHLYSLFHDSGEILMMQRFSDYHETLQLAAAPDENLISIETSRYLTDHMLTGALLARAWGLPKSIRNAIGRHHDLDIFSSKQLSTAELNMITITQLAEYIIANGDTYFKSYEWTNYKAELLAYLYLSKDQLDDLLWDVNEILLKSE; from the coding sequence ATGCTTGTTATTACTAACCCCAACGACATTATGAATAAAGAGCTAGTTGATACTTTAAGTGATACTGAGGCCCAAGAGCTACTCAAAGGCATTATTATTCCACCTCAGCCTGTTATTTTAGTTGCTGTTATGCAGGAGCAAAGCAAAAGTGACGGGGGATGTCCGCGTGAGATAGCGCGATTGATTAAAACTGACGTAGGACTTTCAGCAGCGGTATTAAAAACTATCAATTCAGCATATTACGGCTTGCGTAATGAAGTGGACAGTATTGAGCGCGCTATAATTCTGTTAGGTATTAAAAATATTGCTACTTTAGTTACGGCTTTTTCCTTGCGTAATATTGCACCTGCCCTTGGTATGGAACATTATTGGAATAACAATACCCGTACGGCAATGGTATCAAATTATTTGACCAAACGTATTGATGGTATTGATAAGGATGAGGTACATTTATATAGTCTATTCCATGACTCTGGTGAGATTCTGATGATGCAGCGCTTTTCCGATTATCACGAAACATTGCAACTTGCCGCTGCACCCGATGAAAATTTAATCTCGATTGAAACGTCCCGCTACTTAACTGATCACATGCTGACAGGTGCTCTGTTGGCAAGGGCATGGGGGCTTCCAAAAAGCATACGTAATGCCATAGGAAGGCACCATGATTTGGATATATTTTCGTCAAAACAATTATCGACGGCAGAACTGAATATGATTACTATTACTCAACTGGCAGAATATATCATTGCGAACGGTGATACTTATTTCAAAAGTTATGAGTGGACAAATTATAAAGCAGAATTACTTGCTTATCTTTATTTGTCCAAAGATCAATTGGATGATTTGTTATGGGATGTGAATGAAATTCTTTTAAAAAGTGAATAG
- a CDS encoding EAL domain-containing protein codes for MKILNCINRLQALYIKSKPADEVFNSLLTDILNLTNSQFGFINELKYDETGGQYLQALAMTNITWDDASRRFWEDNYSSGLKFYATDSLYFATVITNAPVIANDPAHDSHSCGRMPPGHPALDCFLGLCLYCEDEIIGCLGMANRPDGYDEALVKNLQPVLAACAQIVEGYRSEMRQLAAEAKLQEKSVLLENMINSSADYILAKDANLNTILCNETFAQAIGKKPTDLYGKTDQENGLARYKQSDEHSDLAVLSGKIMHNTNHIYHSDGSLRIFDSVKVPLRSADDKIIGLLEVNRDITEKKALEEKLQLAASVFTNTLEGIMILSSDGTILDINKAFSRITGYELDDIVGKNMRILNAGLQDNNFFETVWYNLNTKGHWYGEVWNRRKNGEVYAVMQSINTVSDEHQTSARKYVSLLSDITMIKEHENELEHIAHYDALTSLPNRLLLADRLYQGIAQSRRRGEQLAVIYIDLDGFKSINDNYGHEAGDQLLIAAAQRMKQALRDGDTLARIGGDEFVAILLDIGTIEASVPILSRILMAASRPVHFNQYTLQVSASLGVTFYASTDNTNIDQLLHQADLAMYQAKLAGKNNYHFFDVVQDSHIRGHHESLERIRQALIAHEFVLYYQPKVNMQTAAIIGVEALIRWQHPSKGLLPPNIFMPIIADNPLAIDLGEWVIDTVLTQMERWTAAGLTIPVSINIDARQLQHSGFLESLRTFLAAHPTVNPASLELEVLEISAMEDLSKVSKVLEISKEMGFKFALDNFGTGYSSLTYLKRLPVTILKIDQSFVRDIIKDPNDQAIVKGLLGLAPAFDLKVIAVGVETIEHGTLLRQLGCDLAQGYGIALPMPANELPDWCLSWKPDPVWANIPSINATRPN; via the coding sequence ATGAAAATATTAAACTGTATCAATCGCCTACAGGCACTTTATATTAAGTCAAAACCGGCGGATGAGGTATTCAACAGCTTATTAACGGATATTCTCAATTTGACTAATAGCCAGTTTGGTTTTATTAATGAATTAAAATATGATGAAACTGGAGGCCAATACCTGCAAGCCTTGGCGATGACCAATATTACCTGGGATGATGCCAGTCGGCGTTTTTGGGAGGATAATTACTCCAGCGGCTTAAAATTTTATGCGACCGACTCCCTCTATTTCGCGACTGTTATTACCAATGCCCCTGTTATTGCCAACGATCCGGCTCATGATAGCCATAGTTGCGGACGGATGCCACCCGGTCATCCTGCGCTGGATTGCTTTCTGGGTTTATGCCTTTATTGTGAAGATGAAATTATTGGCTGTCTGGGTATGGCTAATCGCCCCGATGGCTATGATGAAGCACTGGTTAAGAACCTGCAACCGGTACTGGCTGCCTGTGCCCAAATAGTTGAGGGTTATCGTAGTGAAATGCGCCAGTTGGCCGCCGAAGCAAAGCTTCAGGAGAAATCTGTACTACTGGAAAATATGATTAATTCTTCGGCCGATTATATTTTAGCCAAAGATGCTAATTTAAATACCATTCTTTGCAATGAGACTTTTGCGCAAGCCATTGGTAAAAAACCGACTGACCTGTATGGTAAAACGGACCAAGAAAATGGCTTGGCCCGTTATAAGCAAAGCGATGAGCATAGCGACCTGGCCGTGCTGTCCGGTAAAATCATGCATAACACCAATCATATTTATCACAGCGATGGCAGCTTGCGTATTTTTGATTCCGTTAAAGTGCCATTACGCTCTGCTGACGATAAAATTATTGGTTTACTTGAAGTCAACAGGGATATCACCGAAAAAAAAGCACTGGAGGAAAAACTTCAACTGGCCGCCAGTGTGTTTACCAATACCCTGGAAGGCATTATGATTCTCTCTTCTGACGGTACTATCCTGGATATTAACAAAGCCTTTAGTCGTATTACCGGCTATGAACTTGACGATATTGTGGGTAAAAACATGCGTATCTTAAACGCCGGCCTTCAGGATAATAATTTCTTTGAAACAGTCTGGTACAACCTTAATACCAAAGGCCATTGGTATGGCGAAGTATGGAACCGGCGTAAAAATGGTGAAGTTTATGCCGTGATGCAAAGTATTAATACCGTCAGCGATGAACATCAAACCTCCGCCCGGAAATATGTATCCCTGTTATCTGATATCACCATGATCAAAGAACATGAAAATGAGCTGGAGCATATCGCCCATTATGATGCCCTAACCAGTCTGCCTAATCGTTTATTATTGGCAGATCGCCTGTATCAGGGCATAGCGCAAAGCCGAAGACGAGGCGAACAGTTGGCAGTTATCTATATTGACCTCGATGGTTTTAAGTCGATTAATGACAATTATGGCCATGAAGCGGGTGATCAATTATTGATTGCCGCAGCGCAGCGTATGAAACAGGCTCTGCGTGATGGCGATACCCTGGCTCGAATCGGCGGCGATGAGTTTGTCGCCATTTTGCTTGATATTGGTACTATTGAAGCCAGCGTGCCGATACTCAGCCGCATACTGATGGCAGCCTCCCGGCCGGTACATTTCAACCAGTATACTCTGCAGGTTTCAGCCAGTTTGGGGGTCACGTTTTATGCCTCGACAGATAATACCAATATCGATCAACTGCTACATCAAGCCGATCTGGCGATGTATCAGGCCAAGCTGGCAGGCAAGAATAATTACCATTTTTTTGATGTTGTCCAGGATAGTCATATCCGTGGTCACCATGAAAGTCTGGAGCGTATACGCCAGGCACTGATCGCGCATGAATTTGTGCTGTATTATCAGCCCAAAGTTAATATGCAGACAGCGGCAATTATCGGCGTTGAGGCCTTGATTCGCTGGCAACACCCCAGCAAAGGCTTACTGCCGCCAAATATTTTTATGCCGATTATTGCAGATAATCCTTTGGCAATAGACCTTGGCGAGTGGGTTATTGATACGGTTCTGACCCAAATGGAACGCTGGACTGCCGCCGGATTGACCATCCCGGTGAGTATTAATATCGATGCCCGTCAGTTACAACACAGCGGATTTCTAGAGAGTTTACGGACTTTTCTTGCCGCTCATCCGACCGTTAATCCGGCCTCTTTGGAGCTGGAAGTATTGGAAATCAGTGCCATGGAAGATTTGAGCAAGGTATCCAAAGTGCTTGAAATCAGCAAAGAAATGGGCTTTAAATTTGCCCTGGATAACTTTGGCACCGGCTATTCTTCATTGACTTATCTAAAGCGCCTGCCGGTGACCATACTCAAGATAGATCAAAGCTTTGTGCGTGACATTATTAAAGATCCCAATGATCAGGCCATTGTTAAAGGTTTACTGGGGCTGGCACCGGCCTTTGATCTTAAGGTTATCGCTGTCGGTGTTGAAACCATTGAACATGGCACGCTACTCAGACAACTGGGTTGTGATCTTGCGCAAGGTTATGGTATTGCCCTGCCCATGCCGGCCAATGAGCTGCCTGATTGGTGTCTTAGCTGGAAACCTGATCCCGTCTGGGCTAATATCCCGTCAATCAATGCAACAAGACCTAATTAA
- a CDS encoding diguanylate cyclase — protein sequence MIITQHYPMILIVDDMPVNIKILAEALGSGYRIKVANNGKDALEIAEREQPDLILLDIMMPKMNGFEVCRHLKENAQTCKIAVMFLTLLSGEINEEQGLNLGAVDYITKPIAIPIVKARIRNHIQLKQQADLLESLAMIDALTLIPNHRRFDETLVSEWRRAMRDKTSLSLLEINVDYFKGYIDEYGYGIGDILLKMLAITLAKNLERPGDFIARYNNDTFMVILPDADEKTALQIAEGLRESVEKLGVVHIDSTAGFVTISVGVATKIAVSQNLFPKILCEAANSGVNSATKNGGNQVSVYVI from the coding sequence ATGATCATTACCCAACATTATCCAATGATACTTATTGTTGACGATATGCCCGTCAACATCAAAATTCTTGCGGAAGCTTTAGGTTCAGGTTATCGCATTAAAGTAGCCAATAATGGTAAGGATGCGCTGGAGATTGCAGAGCGTGAGCAGCCGGATTTAATCCTTTTGGATATCATGATGCCAAAAATGAATGGTTTTGAAGTTTGCCGACATTTGAAGGAAAATGCGCAGACTTGTAAAATTGCCGTGATGTTCTTGACGCTTTTGAGTGGTGAAATTAATGAGGAGCAGGGTTTAAACCTTGGCGCCGTTGACTACATTACCAAACCTATCGCCATCCCGATTGTTAAGGCCCGTATCCGTAATCACATCCAACTTAAGCAGCAAGCTGACTTATTGGAATCTCTCGCGATGATTGATGCACTGACACTTATTCCCAATCATCGTCGTTTTGATGAAACCCTGGTGTCAGAATGGCGGCGCGCCATGCGTGATAAAACATCATTATCATTGCTGGAAATCAATGTCGATTATTTCAAAGGTTATATCGATGAATATGGCTATGGCATTGGCGATATATTGTTAAAAATGCTTGCCATTACTTTAGCAAAAAATCTGGAGCGGCCGGGCGATTTTATTGCCAGATATAACAACGATACCTTTATGGTTATTCTGCCGGACGCCGATGAAAAGACTGCTTTACAGATTGCCGAAGGCCTGCGTGAGAGTGTTGAAAAGTTGGGGGTAGTCCATATTGACTCAACAGCCGGTTTTGTCACGATTAGTGTAGGGGTGGCCACTAAAATTGCTGTTTCGCAAAATTTATTCCCCAAGATACTCTGCGAAGCAGCAAACAGCGGAGTTAATAGTGCAACAAAAAATGGCGGTAACCAAGTATCTGTTTATGTGATATAG
- a CDS encoding PAS domain-containing hybrid sensor histidine kinase/response regulator, with product MKKNNKSLGVEWTAQTPENGALQNAIFNSANFSSIATDANGVIQIFNVGAENMLGYKAEEVMNKITPAELSDPQELVVRAKALSEELETPIAPGFEALVFKASRGIEDIYELTCIRKDGSHFPAIVSVTALRDAQESIIGYLLIGTDNTARKQAEEALSKAGALQNAIFNSANFSSIATDANGVIQIFNVGAENMLGYKADEVMNKITPADISDPQEVIVRAKALTEELGTPIAPGFEALVFKASRGIEDIYDLTYIRKDGSHFPAIVSVTALRDAQELIIGYLLIGTDNTARKQAEEALSKAAALQNAIFNSANFSSIATDANGVIQIFNVGAENMLGYKAEEVMNKITPADISDPQEVIARAKALTEELDTPIAPGFEALVFKASRGIEDIYELTYIRKDGSRFPAIVSVTALRDDQELIIGYLLIGTDNTARKQAEEALSKAGALQNAIFNSANFSSIATDANGVIQIFNVGAENMLGYKADEVMNKITPAELSDPQELVVRAKALSEELETPIAPGFEALVFKASRGIEDIYELTCIRKDGSHFPAIVSVTALRDDQELIIGYLLIGTDNTARKQAEEALSKAGALQKAIFNSANFSSIATDANGVIQIFNVGAENMLGYKAEEVMNKITPADISDPQEVIARAKALTEELDTPIAPGFDALVFKASRGIEDIYELTYIRKDGSRFPAIVSVTALRDDQELIIGYLLIGTDNTARKQAEEALSKAGALQNAIFNSANFSSIATDANGVIQIFNVGAENMLGYKADEVMNKITPADISDPQEVIARAKALTEELETPIAPGFDALVFKASRGIEDIYELTYIRKDGSRFPAIVSVTALRDAQESIIGYLLIGTDNTARKQADEVIKKLTLATVMQAEGLAKSKAQFLANMSHEIRTPMNGIIGFSELALLREMPFDIRDYLTKINTSSIGLLGILNDILDLSKLDAGGVSLSLGLFAVDELRNMLNTLFIDSAEKKGLKFSIDIAPDMPCNMIGDELRLQQVLVNLLGNAVKFTASGSVSLNISLLDSDSLQARILCCVKDTGIGMSSKEQGKLFQPFSQADDSITRRFGGTGLGLALSHNLVKLMGGNLIVESMPEVGSSFSFELVFGLSSESFREKIKQPSGTLSSALQEFGRQLVGIRILVAEDNLFNQQIIREFLVLSGISVEIANNGKEALTFLEQSEFDAVLMDIHMPIMDGFAATREIRNQPCFANLPVIALTAGVTEEERGQCLEAGMNDFISKPINPSLLLSTLVQWVNPSAVTITAIDTAKSPIKEYADDLLMSDCIDNVLNIQSLSVNTADINNLLKPVLDREMCVLKELVGDDPETISEFLNYFTIIAIEISAEIIAAINNGDIIAAGNAAHKLKASALSVGAISFGELCAQLESAGKSGNEIMLKGLLADFEGEWSVLQKYLLAWPDEPTQELI from the coding sequence ATGAAAAAAAATAATAAAAGTCTGGGAGTTGAGTGGACCGCTCAGACTCCAGAAAACGGGGCATTGCAAAATGCCATTTTTAACAGCGCCAACTTTTCCAGTATTGCCACCGATGCGAATGGCGTTATTCAGATTTTTAATGTCGGTGCGGAAAACATGTTGGGTTATAAGGCCGAGGAGGTGATGAACAAAATCACGCCGGCTGAACTCTCTGATCCGCAAGAACTAGTCGTACGTGCCAAAGCGCTTAGTGAGGAGCTTGAGACACCCATTGCACCGGGCTTCGAAGCCTTGGTATTTAAAGCTTCGCGCGGTATTGAAGATATTTATGAGCTGACTTGTATCCGTAAGGATGGCAGCCATTTTCCGGCGATTGTGTCAGTGACTGCACTACGCGATGCTCAAGAGTCGATTATTGGCTATCTACTGATTGGTACCGACAATACCGCGCGCAAGCAGGCGGAAGAGGCGCTAAGTAAGGCTGGGGCATTACAAAATGCCATTTTTAACAGCGCCAATTTTTCCAGTATTGCCACCGATGCGAATGGCGTTATTCAGATTTTTAATGTCGGTGCGGAAAACATGTTGGGTTATAAGGCCGATGAGGTGATGAATAAAATCACGCCGGCTGATATCTCTGATCCCCAGGAAGTGATCGTACGCGCCAAAGCGCTCACCGAGGAACTTGGGACACCGATTGCGCCCGGTTTTGAAGCCTTGGTGTTTAAGGCTTCGCGTGGTATTGAAGATATTTATGATCTGACTTATATCCGTAAGGACGGCAGCCATTTTCCAGCGATTGTGTCAGTGACTGCGCTACGCGATGCTCAAGAGTTGATTATCGGTTATCTACTGATTGGTACCGACAATACCGCACGCAAGCAGGCAGAAGAGGCGCTAAGTAAGGCTGCGGCATTACAAAATGCCATTTTTAACAGTGCCAACTTTTCTAGTATTGCCACCGATGCGAATGGCGTTATTCAGATTTTTAATGTCGGTGCGGAAAACATGTTGGGTTATAAGGCCGAGGAGGTGATGAATAAAATCACGCCGGCTGATATCTCTGATCCCCAGGAAGTGATCGCACGCGCCAAAGCGCTCACCGAGGAACTTGATACACCGATTGCACCCGGTTTTGAAGCCTTGGTGTTTAAGGCTTCGCGCGGCATTGAAGATATTTATGAACTGACTTATATCCGTAAGGATGGCAGCCGTTTTCCGGCTATTGTATCAGTGACTGCACTACGCGATGATCAAGAGTTGATTATTGGTTATCTACTGATTGGTACTGACAATACCGCACGCAAGCAGGCAGAAGAGGCGCTAAGTAAGGCTGGGGCATTACAAAATGCCATTTTTAACAGCGCCAATTTTTCCAGTATTGCCACCGATGCGAATGGCGTTATTCAGATTTTTAATGTCGGTGCGGAAAACATGTTGGGTTATAAGGCCGATGAGGTGATGAACAAAATCACGCCGGCTGAACTCTCTGATCCGCAAGAACTAGTCGTACGTGCCAAAGCGCTTAGTGAGGAGCTTGAGACACCGATTGCACCGGGCTTTGAAGCCTTGGTTTTTAAGGCTTCGCGCGGTATTGAAGATATTTATGAGCTGACTTGTATCCGTAAGGATGGCAGCCATTTTCCGGCGATTGTGTCAGTGACTGCACTTCGCGATGATCAAGAGTTGATCATCGGTTATCTGCTGATTGGTACTGACAATACCGCGCGCAAGCAGGCAGAAGAGGCGCTAAGCAAGGCTGGGGCATTGCAGAAAGCCATTTTTAACAGCGCCAACTTTTCCAGTATTGCCACCGATGCGAATGGCGTTATTCAGATTTTTAATGTCGGTGCGGAAAACATGTTGGGTTATAAGGCCGAGGAGGTGATGAATAAAATCACGCCGGCTGATATCTCTGATCCCCAGGAAGTGATCGCACGCGCCAAAGCGCTCACCGAGGAACTTGATACACCGATTGCACCGGGCTTTGACGCGTTGGTTTTTAAGGCTTCGCGCGGCATTGAAGATATTTATGAGCTGACTTATATCCGTAAGGATGGCAGCCGTTTTCCGGCTATTGTATCAGTGACTGCGCTACGCGATGATCAAGAGTTGATTATTGGTTATCTACTGATTGGTACCGACAATACTGCGCGCAAGCAGGCAGAAGAGGCGCTAAGTAAGGCTGGGGCATTACAAAATGCCATTTTTAACAGCGCCAATTTTTCCAGTATTGCCACCGATGCGAATGGCGTTATTCAGATTTTTAATGTCGGTGCGGAAAACATGTTGGGTTATAAGGCCGATGAGGTGATGAATAAAATCACGCCGGCTGATATCTCTGATCCCCAGGAAGTGATCGCACGCGCCAAAGCGCTCACCGAGGAACTTGAGACGCCGATTGCACCGGGCTTTGACGCGTTGGTTTTTAAGGCTTCGCGCGGCATTGAAGATATTTATGAGCTGACTTATATCCGTAAGGATGGCAGCCGTTTTCCGGCTATTGTATCAGTGACTGCGCTACGCGATGCTCAAGAGTCGATTATTGGTTATCTGCTAATCGGCACAGATAATACTGCACGTAAGCAGGCGGATGAGGTTATCAAAAAACTGACTTTAGCCACTGTAATGCAGGCTGAAGGGCTTGCCAAATCAAAGGCGCAATTTCTGGCTAATATGTCACATGAAATTCGCACGCCAATGAATGGCATCATTGGTTTCTCGGAACTGGCATTACTCAGAGAGATGCCTTTTGACATACGGGATTATCTAACCAAGATTAACACCTCTTCAATAGGGCTGCTGGGCATACTGAATGATATTTTGGATTTATCCAAACTGGATGCAGGAGGTGTCAGCCTTAGTCTTGGCTTGTTTGCTGTTGATGAGCTAAGGAACATGCTCAATACGTTATTTATTGATAGTGCCGAAAAAAAGGGTCTGAAATTTTCTATAGATATCGCGCCAGATATGCCGTGTAACATGATTGGTGATGAGCTCCGCCTGCAACAAGTACTGGTTAACCTGTTGGGTAATGCGGTCAAGTTTACCGCGAGCGGTTCTGTCAGTCTTAATATAAGTTTGCTGGACAGTGATTCATTACAAGCCCGGATATTGTGTTGTGTTAAAGATACCGGTATTGGCATGTCCAGCAAGGAACAGGGAAAATTATTCCAGCCTTTCAGTCAGGCTGATGACTCTATTACGCGTCGGTTTGGAGGAACTGGCCTTGGACTGGCACTTAGTCATAATCTGGTAAAGCTGATGGGCGGCAATCTTATAGTAGAAAGTATGCCCGAAGTGGGTAGCAGCTTTAGCTTTGAGTTGGTTTTTGGCTTGTCTTCTGAGTCTTTCCGGGAAAAAATCAAGCAACCATCGGGAACGCTCAGTTCAGCGTTGCAGGAGTTTGGCAGACAGCTTGTCGGCATCCGTATTTTGGTGGCAGAAGATAATCTTTTTAATCAGCAAATTATTCGGGAATTTCTTGTCTTATCCGGCATTAGCGTTGAGATTGCCAATAACGGCAAAGAAGCGCTGACCTTTCTTGAGCAAAGCGAGTTTGATGCGGTGTTGATGGATATCCACATGCCTATCATGGATGGCTTTGCTGCAACCAGGGAGATACGTAACCAGCCGTGCTTTGCAAATCTGCCGGTAATTGCACTCACGGCCGGTGTAACCGAAGAGGAAAGAGGCCAATGCTTGGAAGCAGGTATGAATGATTTTATCAGTAAGCCTATCAATCCATCGCTACTCTTATCAACGTTGGTGCAATGGGTAAATCCTTCTGCCGTGACGATAACGGCTATTGATACCGCCAAATCACCGATAAAAGAATATGCAGATGATTTATTGATGTCGGATTGCATTGATAATGTCTTAAATATACAATCTTTGTCGGTTAATACTGCTGATATAAATAATTTGTTGAAGCCGGTTCTGGACCGGGAGATGTGTGTCTTAAAAGAGTTGGTTGGCGATGATCCAGAGACTATTTCCGAGTTTCTGAACTATTTTACTATTATTGCCATTGAGATAAGTGCAGAAATAATCGCGGCTATTAATAACGGAGATATTATTGCGGCAGGTAACGCAGCTCATAAGTTAAAAGCGTCAGCGCTCAGCGTCGGAGCAATCAGCTTTGGTGAGCTCTGCGCACAACTTGAGAGTGCCGGAAAATCCGGTAATGAGATTATGCTTAAGGGCTTGTTAGCTGATTTTGAGGGGGAGTGGAGTGTATTACAAAAATATTTGCTTGCCTGGCCCGATGAGCCAACACAGGAATTAATATGA
- a CDS encoding response regulator: MNDFNKQLVGLHILVAEDNLFNQKIIQKFLNLLGINVEFANNGKEALALLEMVKFDAVLMDINMPVMDGITATQQLRSQPRFAKLPIIALTAAVSEAERDQYMAAGMNDMISKPINPTLLTSALVRWIKFRGVMATDSDIVPESIETVEQEPPIKELPYFDKTALLVMLGNNQDLTDRLLVDFKEDMQNFPAEIAAMITVKDISSIWAHIHSLKGVAGNLGALQLHAAAILLQTQLKEGLPTAAMVNDFNAVFVKTMSKITLPPQPAIVSPQNTGNSEIVRHCINELDALLREHDFIPEILLNNLMENLATVKFKLFIRLRKLIYDLHYQDARLLLQQLVVLPDIQETL; the protein is encoded by the coding sequence TTGAATGATTTTAATAAACAGTTGGTTGGTTTACATATTCTGGTCGCTGAAGATAATCTTTTTAATCAGAAAATTATCCAGAAATTTCTCAACTTATTGGGTATTAATGTCGAGTTTGCCAATAATGGCAAAGAAGCGTTAGCATTATTGGAGATGGTTAAATTTGATGCGGTATTAATGGATATCAACATGCCGGTTATGGATGGTATTACCGCTACACAGCAACTACGTAGTCAGCCACGTTTTGCCAAGTTACCGATCATTGCACTCACGGCTGCGGTATCTGAAGCAGAACGCGATCAATATATGGCTGCAGGCATGAACGATATGATCAGTAAACCCATTAATCCGACTTTGCTTACGTCAGCACTGGTGCGCTGGATAAAATTTCGTGGCGTAATGGCAACTGATAGCGATATTGTGCCTGAAAGTATAGAGACTGTTGAACAAGAGCCGCCTATTAAAGAATTGCCGTATTTTGACAAGACCGCGCTATTAGTGATGCTGGGTAATAATCAAGATTTGACGGACCGATTATTAGTTGATTTTAAGGAGGACATGCAAAATTTTCCGGCTGAAATTGCCGCCATGATAACAGTAAAGGATATCTCCTCTATCTGGGCACATATACATAGTCTTAAAGGTGTCGCTGGTAATCTGGGGGCCTTGCAATTGCATGCGGCAGCAATACTATTGCAAACGCAACTAAAGGAAGGGTTGCCGACTGCTGCCATGGTTAATGATTTCAATGCTGTTTTTGTCAAAACCATGTCGAAGATTACCCTACCGCCGCAGCCTGCCATAGTGTCGCCCCAAAATACCGGTAATAGTGAAATAGTGCGGCACTGTATCAACGAACTAGATGCGTTACTAAGAGAGCATGATTTTATCCCTGAAATCTTGTTAAATAATCTTATGGAAAATTTGGCAACGGTAAAATTTAAGCTGTTTATTCGCTTACGAAAATTAATCTACGATCTTCACTACCAAGATGCACGCTTATTGTTGCAACAATTGGTAGTACTCCCGGATATACAAGAGACCTTATGA